A single genomic interval of Dyella sp. BiH032 harbors:
- the traC gene encoding type IV secretion system protein TraC yields the protein MPTAAERQEALIRNFGVVHAYDSDDGIFVVSPDRIGFGAIMPPLNGIDTATLEALNVLLNVPYPTNSTLQVLHYASPDIEPVVWDFKELRRNERDPALNKISEERVNFLRGLTLNAASEVAGARLRQLQVVITVTVPHGTHEPTLQEKSAIKELMQNFDAALKAIRLPFERLTASRYVRFMETLLNHSPNAIWRRTAVAECEPDELLCNQILDPDTVIDFERDAIRLGDYAHVRCLSVKRYPDSLFPGMAQYYMGDIMKGTKAMRDPVLYVVNVIYPDHENRRGLLQRDFQWAKKNAEGPLARLVPEYGRRAESLRQMVEAMDNGDRIIYSYFGAAVFSRTNEQSIQAAGDVQAMMRTLGFQAVPDKYALQPLFSQLMPFGAEPAMREFTGRYRTYGTRHVVPMLPIIGSWRGSRRPLLTFISRDGQLMPWSPYDTDSNNNFVIAAKSGSGKSFLANAIVTNFLSIGGRAWLIDKGFSYKKLCKDRGGQYIEFEADSDICINPFSIVKDFGDEVEILVGILQIMAAPKEGFDEFQAPGVQRVLTQQWEKHGHKLIIDDIEEALLAEDDRRLQDVGKQLFPFTSRGQYGKFFNGPSNVNLDNRLVVLELQQLTGRQHLQRVVLLQLMYQIQQSMDKLPVEMPKCLLVDEAFNLIATGETKEFIISWYRQLRKFGAAAGICTQSVNDFYQNEGAAAIIENSAHKLLLAQERDSISMAKSKGRLTLSEGEFALLETVHSVQGEFSEILIVGPYGTGVGRLVESPYNKLLYSSHAADKGAIENYVKAGLEQDAAIHAVLRDRGISYGARTAA from the coding sequence GTGCCAACCGCTGCCGAACGCCAGGAGGCGCTGATTCGCAACTTCGGTGTTGTTCACGCGTATGACTCGGATGACGGGATCTTCGTGGTGTCGCCCGATCGAATCGGCTTCGGCGCGATCATGCCACCGCTCAACGGCATCGATACCGCCACACTTGAGGCGTTGAACGTCCTGCTGAACGTGCCGTACCCGACCAACTCGACCCTACAGGTCCTGCATTACGCGTCGCCGGACATTGAGCCTGTGGTTTGGGACTTCAAAGAGCTGCGCCGGAATGAGAGGGACCCGGCCCTCAATAAGATTTCCGAAGAGCGCGTCAACTTCCTGCGTGGCCTGACGCTCAACGCCGCGAGCGAAGTAGCCGGAGCGCGTCTCCGTCAGCTCCAGGTCGTGATCACGGTTACCGTGCCCCACGGTACACACGAGCCGACGTTGCAGGAGAAATCCGCAATCAAAGAGCTGATGCAGAACTTTGACGCGGCGCTGAAAGCGATCCGCCTGCCATTTGAGAGGCTGACCGCCTCGCGCTACGTGCGCTTCATGGAGACGCTCCTCAACCACAGTCCGAACGCCATCTGGCGCCGAACCGCGGTGGCCGAATGCGAGCCGGACGAACTCCTGTGTAACCAGATCTTGGATCCCGACACCGTCATTGACTTCGAGAGGGACGCGATCCGCCTCGGTGACTACGCGCACGTGCGCTGCCTGAGCGTCAAGCGCTACCCCGACTCGCTCTTCCCCGGCATGGCCCAGTACTACATGGGCGACATCATGAAGGGAACGAAGGCCATGCGAGACCCGGTCCTCTATGTGGTGAATGTTATTTACCCGGACCACGAAAACCGCCGTGGGCTCCTGCAGCGCGACTTCCAGTGGGCGAAGAAGAACGCAGAGGGCCCGCTCGCACGCCTGGTTCCGGAGTACGGCCGACGCGCCGAGAGCCTTCGCCAGATGGTCGAGGCCATGGACAACGGCGATCGGATCATCTATTCGTACTTCGGCGCGGCAGTCTTCTCTCGCACGAACGAGCAGTCGATTCAGGCCGCCGGCGACGTTCAGGCGATGATGCGCACGCTCGGATTCCAGGCGGTGCCGGACAAGTACGCCCTCCAGCCTCTCTTTTCTCAGCTCATGCCCTTTGGGGCCGAGCCAGCCATGCGAGAGTTCACGGGTCGCTACCGGACCTATGGAACGCGCCATGTCGTTCCGATGCTGCCAATCATCGGTAGCTGGCGTGGGTCTCGCCGTCCGCTGTTGACGTTCATCAGCCGCGATGGCCAGCTCATGCCCTGGTCGCCGTACGACACAGACAGTAACAACAACTTCGTCATCGCCGCGAAGTCGGGCTCGGGCAAGAGCTTCCTCGCGAACGCGATCGTGACCAACTTCCTCAGCATCGGCGGTCGCGCCTGGCTGATCGATAAGGGCTTCAGCTACAAGAAGCTGTGTAAGGACCGCGGCGGTCAGTACATCGAATTCGAAGCGGACTCTGACATCTGCATCAACCCGTTCTCGATCGTTAAGGACTTTGGCGACGAGGTCGAGATCCTGGTCGGCATCCTTCAGATTATGGCCGCGCCGAAGGAAGGCTTCGATGAATTCCAGGCACCGGGCGTCCAGCGCGTTCTTACGCAGCAGTGGGAGAAGCATGGGCACAAGCTAATCATCGACGACATCGAAGAGGCTCTGCTCGCAGAGGACGACCGTCGCCTGCAGGACGTGGGAAAGCAGCTCTTCCCGTTCACATCGAGGGGCCAGTACGGCAAGTTCTTCAACGGTCCCAGCAACGTCAATCTGGACAACCGCCTGGTTGTGCTCGAACTCCAGCAGCTGACAGGTCGTCAGCACCTGCAGCGCGTGGTGCTGCTGCAGCTGATGTATCAGATCCAGCAGTCGATGGACAAGCTCCCAGTGGAGATGCCGAAGTGCCTGCTGGTGGACGAGGCGTTCAATCTGATCGCCACCGGCGAGACCAAGGAGTTCATCATTAGCTGGTATCGCCAGCTGCGCAAGTTCGGTGCGGCGGCCGGCATCTGTACCCAGTCGGTGAACGACTTCTATCAGAACGAGGGTGCGGCGGCGATCATCGAAAACTCCGCTCATAAGCTTCTCCTTGCGCAGGAGCGCGACTCGATCTCGATGGCCAAGAGCAAGGGCCGCCTGACCCTTTCGGAGGGCGAGTTCGCGCTGCTCGAGACGGTGCATTCGGTGCAGGGCGAGTTTTCCGAGATCTTGATCGTTGGTCCGTACGGCACTGGAGTTGGACGCCTGGTTGAGTCGCCGTACAACAAGCTCTTGTATTCGTCGCACGCGGCTGACAAGGGCGCTATCGAGAACTACGTCAAGGCCGGTCTGGAGCAAGACGCGGCAATTCACGCGGTCCTTCGTGATCGCGGCATTTCGTACGGGGCGAGGACCGCAGCATGA
- the traA gene encoding TraA family conjugative transfer protein gives MKYLKNLAARMQKNKKLQRANELVQRYGLLVALLTLVSGMAIAGNQGAEFDTIYQMVRGWLEGTLGKVLAMGAFGIGMAVGIVKQSLMALAIGIGFAVVLAYAPAIIDAIFTFSL, from the coding sequence ATGAAGTATCTGAAGAACCTGGCCGCGCGCATGCAGAAGAACAAGAAGCTGCAGCGCGCGAATGAACTGGTCCAGCGTTACGGCCTCCTGGTCGCTCTCCTCACCCTTGTGTCCGGCATGGCAATCGCCGGGAATCAGGGTGCCGAGTTCGACACGATCTACCAGATGGTCCGGGGCTGGCTGGAGGGCACGCTCGGCAAGGTGCTCGCGATGGGTGCATTCGGTATCGGCATGGCCGTCGGCATCGTGAAGCAGTCCCTGATGGCACTCGCCATCGGTATCGGCTTCGCCGTCGTCCTCGCTTATGCGCCGGCAATCATCGACGCGATCTTCACCTTCTCGCTGTAA
- a CDS encoding TraV family lipoprotein yields MYQLRIISAGLLALALSACATGSSKFACPRPQGVTCMSAPDVYTATNNADEVVGVDPSEAAKLAKQGKSAGKVASPAPAPAVASVTPAGPVAQSVSAPAELHLDGSTLALSPPGSRVVSDASQYNTAAAISSRQTASKQRGVPALGADSSPDAFRQPAKIMRIYVRPWEDDAGDLHMSGFIFTEIEPRKWSVAQKSSDDDGLFRLLDAPGKEAAQEAPAGVGKATPTTPRTGNGGGANP; encoded by the coding sequence ATGTATCAACTTCGAATTATTTCCGCTGGTCTGCTCGCGTTGGCGCTTAGCGCCTGCGCGACTGGCAGCTCAAAGTTCGCTTGCCCGCGCCCACAGGGCGTGACGTGTATGTCTGCCCCTGACGTCTACACCGCGACCAACAACGCAGATGAGGTCGTCGGTGTGGATCCGTCGGAGGCCGCCAAGCTCGCAAAGCAGGGCAAGAGCGCGGGAAAAGTTGCGTCGCCGGCTCCGGCTCCGGCGGTCGCTAGTGTCACGCCGGCTGGACCTGTCGCGCAGTCGGTCAGCGCGCCGGCGGAGCTGCACCTCGACGGATCAACGCTCGCGTTGTCGCCGCCCGGCTCGCGTGTCGTGAGCGACGCGAGCCAGTACAACACTGCGGCAGCCATCTCCAGTCGACAGACAGCAAGCAAGCAGCGCGGTGTCCCCGCGCTCGGAGCGGACAGCTCGCCGGACGCATTCAGGCAGCCGGCAAAGATCATGCGCATCTACGTTCGCCCGTGGGAAGACGACGCGGGTGACTTGCACATGAGTGGATTTATTTTCACGGAGATTGAACCGCGCAAGTGGTCGGTCGCTCAGAAGTCGAGCGACGACGACGGGCTGTTCCGTCTCCTTGATGCACCCGGGAAGGAAGCGGCGCAGGAAGCACCGGCAGGCGTTGGAAAAGCCACTCCGACGACTCCCCGCACGGGAAACGGAGGTGGCGCCAACCCGTAA
- a CDS encoding TraB/VirB10 family protein encodes MAMPKAITERWEKLNPKQKQYLTWGAMLSVLFVLGYYIFVTPPKQATHKGPQQIKMANELMPSNAARDLGMSSLATSVKDAQRDQKQLGQTVNQLRLQNDARNRQGNDGQERSAAQKTQSELGDLRKQVEELQKKLEEGGSQTAQGGQQAPNGQRAGQAGAAMAPMAGTAAASGVAGSGVVTLREIGRGGPSTAHATAANAAPAAAGVPNKPGTAIPATTTKTDEKVPTQYLPSGSMLQGVNITGMDAPTGKGAMKDPVPMLIRVKKEAILPNRYHADVRECFIVASGHGDLASERAYIRSVSISCIRKDKRVIDIAAEAVVIGPDGKVGMRGRLVTKQGQMIAKAGVAGIAQGFAQAFSGSNYRMNFASDNTDYGTAFEQGAGQGVGSAFDRIAKYYLDLADQMFPVVEIDAGQRVTFMLVKGVSMGVLK; translated from the coding sequence ATGGCTATGCCAAAGGCAATCACCGAACGCTGGGAAAAGCTGAACCCGAAGCAGAAGCAGTATCTGACATGGGGCGCGATGCTCAGTGTCCTTTTCGTTCTCGGCTACTACATTTTCGTTACCCCGCCGAAGCAAGCCACTCACAAGGGGCCGCAGCAGATCAAGATGGCGAATGAGCTTATGCCTTCGAACGCAGCCCGCGATCTCGGCATGAGCAGCCTGGCCACGAGCGTGAAGGACGCGCAGCGTGACCAAAAGCAACTTGGTCAGACCGTGAACCAGTTAAGGCTGCAGAACGACGCTCGCAACCGCCAGGGCAATGACGGACAAGAGCGCAGTGCAGCCCAGAAGACGCAGTCCGAGCTGGGCGATCTACGCAAGCAGGTGGAAGAGCTCCAGAAGAAGCTCGAAGAGGGCGGTTCTCAGACTGCACAGGGCGGTCAGCAGGCGCCCAACGGTCAGCGTGCCGGCCAGGCCGGTGCGGCGATGGCTCCGATGGCAGGCACCGCCGCGGCATCTGGTGTCGCCGGTTCGGGCGTTGTCACCCTACGTGAGATCGGACGTGGTGGCCCGTCGACCGCGCACGCAACCGCAGCCAACGCTGCGCCGGCGGCGGCCGGCGTACCCAATAAGCCCGGAACGGCTATACCGGCCACGACCACGAAAACTGATGAGAAGGTGCCTACGCAGTACTTGCCTTCGGGATCGATGCTTCAGGGCGTGAACATCACCGGCATGGACGCCCCGACGGGCAAGGGGGCTATGAAAGACCCGGTGCCGATGCTGATCCGAGTGAAGAAAGAAGCGATTCTCCCCAACCGCTATCACGCGGACGTCCGGGAGTGCTTCATCGTCGCCTCCGGTCATGGTGATCTCGCATCCGAGCGTGCGTACATCCGATCCGTCAGCATTTCGTGCATCCGCAAGGACAAGCGCGTGATCGATATCGCGGCCGAGGCCGTGGTGATTGGCCCAGACGGCAAGGTCGGTATGCGCGGCCGACTCGTGACCAAGCAGGGCCAGATGATCGCGAAGGCGGGCGTCGCCGGCATCGCACAGGGCTTTGCACAAGCCTTCAGCGGCAGCAACTACCGCATGAACTTCGCCTCCGACAACACCGATTACGGCACGGCATTCGAGCAGGGCGCAGGGCAGGGCGTTGGGTCCGCGTTCGATCGTATTGCCAAGTACTACCTCGACCTCGCCGACCAGATGTTTCCTGTCGTCGAGATCGATGCGGGCCAGCGCGTGACTTTCATGCTGGTGAAGGGTGTCTCCATGGGCGTCCTCAAGTGA
- a CDS encoding type-F conjugative transfer system secretin TraK has protein sequence MRTMRARVLAIAMMAYGLSAYAETTPGLPVQQAHPPQAQGNGPQAPMAGGVEGTDGLTPEERRVAAGLLAPAPRNAEVAKAPVKAPPPEMKVKAGVTTIFAIGRSQTNRIVVPFKKPKVMTAATEDQAKIDVDPDFPLVYVTTARSEPISMFIYDENDKTNAISVSLVPADIPAVSVTMRLENYVPREPVEQAPRHEGDAKSARGWETDQPFTDTIKELFRNAALGKVPSGYSLGPMDARSAAAARCEMPGLRIEQKQLLTGFNMQLVVARVTNMQPVPVDVVETGCRGSDVLAAAAWPSVHLQPGQATELYVAIRAPGEEANDEVRPSLVSEGH, from the coding sequence ATGCGAACGATGCGCGCGCGAGTGCTCGCGATTGCCATGATGGCGTATGGGTTGTCAGCCTATGCCGAAACGACGCCTGGCCTTCCGGTTCAGCAGGCCCATCCGCCGCAGGCGCAGGGCAATGGTCCGCAGGCGCCGATGGCCGGTGGTGTCGAAGGCACTGACGGGCTTACCCCGGAGGAACGGCGCGTTGCAGCTGGACTGTTGGCGCCGGCCCCGCGAAATGCAGAGGTCGCGAAGGCACCGGTAAAGGCGCCGCCGCCCGAGATGAAGGTGAAGGCGGGCGTGACCACGATTTTCGCCATTGGTCGATCGCAGACCAACCGCATTGTCGTTCCCTTCAAGAAGCCGAAGGTGATGACAGCTGCGACCGAGGACCAAGCCAAGATTGATGTTGATCCGGACTTCCCGCTTGTCTACGTGACGACGGCTCGGAGTGAGCCAATCAGCATGTTCATCTACGACGAGAACGATAAGACCAACGCAATCTCCGTATCCCTCGTCCCCGCAGACATTCCGGCGGTGAGCGTGACCATGCGCCTCGAGAACTACGTGCCGCGTGAGCCAGTCGAGCAGGCGCCCCGTCACGAAGGCGACGCAAAGTCGGCGCGAGGTTGGGAAACGGACCAGCCGTTCACGGACACGATCAAGGAGCTTTTTCGAAATGCCGCGTTGGGCAAGGTTCCTTCCGGTTACTCGCTGGGACCCATGGATGCGCGCTCAGCAGCGGCCGCGCGATGTGAAATGCCTGGACTGCGCATCGAGCAGAAGCAGCTCCTGACTGGGTTCAACATGCAGCTCGTGGTGGCGCGGGTGACCAACATGCAGCCGGTTCCCGTCGATGTGGTTGAGACGGGTTGCCGAGGCAGTGATGTTCTTGCCGCAGCCGCGTGGCCTAGCGTGCATCTTCAGCCAGGTCAGGCGACCGAGCTTTATGTCGCCATCCGTGCGCCGGGCGAGGAAGCTAACGACGAAGTACGCCCGTCCCTGGTGAGCGAGGGACACTGA
- a CDS encoding TraE/TraK family type IV conjugative transfer system protein: MNLTNYLSTWKGTLAENRLGRHVMLVQAAVILVLGFALATRHPVVVMVPPGLTDKGAMMVDDANDAVRTAWGGFFADTLANVTPRTADFLDKKLGPFLAPDISSKVRDLIAAQAKQIKDEQVSIQFSATDVWAVPDTDTVVVTGEYTIHGIREAEKRTTRTFEFGIKIVNYRVVLTGIDVYEGPWRPSTEREKKAAAAARKAAEAQQPGT; this comes from the coding sequence ATGAATTTGACGAACTACCTCTCGACATGGAAGGGGACCCTTGCTGAGAATCGGCTTGGGCGGCACGTGATGTTGGTCCAAGCCGCTGTGATTCTCGTTCTTGGCTTCGCGCTGGCCACACGCCATCCGGTCGTCGTGATGGTTCCCCCCGGGCTCACCGACAAGGGAGCCATGATGGTGGACGACGCCAACGACGCGGTGCGCACCGCGTGGGGCGGCTTCTTTGCCGACACGCTGGCAAACGTCACGCCGCGCACGGCGGACTTCCTCGACAAGAAGCTCGGCCCATTCCTCGCGCCGGACATCAGCAGCAAGGTTCGGGATCTGATTGCCGCGCAGGCTAAGCAGATCAAGGATGAGCAGGTCTCCATCCAGTTTAGCGCGACCGACGTGTGGGCCGTACCCGACACCGACACTGTGGTAGTGACCGGCGAGTACACGATCCATGGCATTCGCGAAGCAGAGAAGCGGACAACACGCACCTTCGAGTTCGGAATCAAGATCGTCAACTACCGCGTTGTGCTGACGGGTATCGATGTCTACGAAGGGCCGTGGCGCCCGTCCACCGAACGCGAAAAGAAAGCGGCGGCAGCGGCGCGCAAGGCCGCCGAAGCCCAGCAGCCAGGAACCTAA
- the traL gene encoding type IV conjugative transfer system protein TraL has protein sequence MQRVQIPRHVDAPQRFLLWTVDQAIPFLIIVGLGIFLKMLFVSICVGIAVSWYFNRYRESRADAFLKHMFWWYGMSSVKSSVRSVVNPFMRRIFPA, from the coding sequence ATGCAGCGCGTCCAGATCCCGCGCCACGTCGATGCACCCCAGCGGTTCCTGCTATGGACCGTCGACCAGGCCATCCCGTTCCTGATCATTGTCGGCCTTGGCATCTTCCTCAAGATGCTCTTCGTTTCGATTTGCGTAGGCATCGCCGTCAGCTGGTACTTCAATCGGTATCGCGAATCTCGCGCAGACGCCTTTCTCAAGCACATGTTTTGGTGGTATGGCATGTCGAGCGTCAAGTCGAGTGTGCGGTCGGTCGTCAATCCCTTCATGCGGAGGATCTTCCCGGCATGA
- a CDS encoding ISL3-like element ISStma11 family transposase codes for MTDFLQLRSLKTLEILTSEDSYVVKAEGVNQWVTCPLCKTGRLHGHGSQEQSFQDTPTHGKPVVIFIQRRRYRCTSCTKTLFEPVADLDGKRQATARLVRYIRDQSFSKTFAALAREVAVDEKTVRHVFDDFIEEVEAKTQFRTPRVLGIDELKIIGQYRAMITNVERKTVFDIRPSRAKAELMPYFRDLRDKDSVEWVAMDMYHVYRQVVRATLPQARIVVDRFHIQRMANDALEKLRKRIRKDLATRQRLKLKDERFLLLKRQHDLTGRDMDRMREWFQQFPLLSEAHALKEGFLSIWDQKTRPAAEAACAKWQANIPTELAATFKDLTTAVHNWHDEIFAYFEQPITNAYTESVNRVAKDMNRMGRGYSFEVLRARMLYDKKARKDGSVIETVLVDDDDPMTTDFVFQRMTTAATRKKKITRVVEYGPYLPTLARLLEEGYFE; via the coding sequence GTGACGGACTTTCTCCAGCTGCGAAGCCTGAAGACGCTTGAAATCCTGACCAGCGAGGACAGTTACGTCGTCAAGGCCGAAGGCGTCAATCAGTGGGTGACCTGCCCGCTGTGCAAGACCGGACGCCTGCATGGTCACGGCTCACAGGAACAGTCGTTTCAGGACACACCGACGCACGGCAAACCCGTCGTGATCTTCATCCAGCGCCGTCGCTATCGCTGTACAAGCTGCACCAAGACCTTGTTTGAGCCTGTGGCGGACCTTGATGGAAAACGCCAAGCCACGGCGCGTCTGGTGCGTTATATCCGCGACCAGTCCTTCTCCAAGACCTTTGCGGCCCTTGCCCGGGAAGTAGCCGTGGACGAAAAGACGGTCCGCCACGTCTTCGACGATTTCATCGAGGAGGTCGAGGCCAAGACCCAGTTCCGGACGCCGCGGGTGCTGGGTATCGACGAGCTCAAGATCATCGGCCAGTACCGGGCCATGATCACCAACGTCGAGCGCAAGACCGTGTTCGATATCCGCCCCAGCCGGGCCAAAGCCGAGTTGATGCCCTATTTCCGCGACCTGCGGGACAAGGACTCGGTCGAGTGGGTGGCGATGGACATGTACCACGTTTATCGGCAGGTGGTGCGCGCCACGCTGCCACAGGCCCGGATCGTGGTCGATCGATTCCATATCCAGCGCATGGCGAACGACGCGCTGGAGAAGCTGCGCAAGCGCATTCGCAAGGATTTGGCCACCCGGCAGCGCCTCAAACTCAAGGACGAGCGGTTCCTGCTGCTCAAGCGGCAGCACGACCTGACAGGGAGAGATATGGACCGGATGCGGGAATGGTTCCAACAGTTCCCGCTCCTAAGCGAAGCCCACGCGCTCAAGGAAGGATTTCTGTCGATCTGGGATCAGAAGACCCGCCCAGCAGCAGAAGCCGCCTGCGCGAAGTGGCAGGCCAATATTCCGACCGAATTGGCGGCCACGTTCAAGGACCTGACCACCGCCGTGCACAACTGGCACGACGAAATCTTCGCCTACTTCGAGCAGCCGATTACCAATGCCTATACTGAGTCAGTCAACCGAGTGGCCAAAGACATGAACCGCATGGGCAGGGGTTACAGCTTCGAGGTGCTTCGGGCGCGCATGCTCTACGACAAGAAGGCGCGCAAGGATGGCTCGGTTATCGAAACCGTGTTGGTCGATGACGACGACCCAATGACCACGGACTTCGTGTTCCAGCGGATGACCACGGCGGCAACGCGCAAGAAGAAGATCACGCGCGTGGTCGAGTACGGCCCCTATCTCCCGACGCTGGCGCGGCTACTCGAAGAGGGGTATTTCGAATAG
- the merA gene encoding mercury(II) reductase, with product MTEAITLHIDGMTCGSCAEHVKQTLEKVPGVRSASVSYPQRRAEIEASVGTAADVTSLVAAVSALGYRAQLADAPGQPSDLLNNAQERLGGEPKREDDEAALHVAVIGSGGAAMAAALKAVEQGARVTLIERSTLGGTCVNVGCVPSKIMIRAAHIAHLRRESPFDDGIAAASPKILRKRLLAQQQGRVDELRHAKYEGILTSTPTITVLRGDARFKDAHTLTVATADDGMREVSFDRCLIATGASPAIPPIPGLKDTPFWTSTEALASDTIPDRLAVIGSSVVAVELAQAFARLGSKVTMLARSTLFFREDPAIGEAITAVFRAEGIEVLDHTQASQVAYEDGEFVLTTERGELHADRLLFATGRTPNTRTLNLDAAGVVVNAQGAITIDHAMRTTVPHIYAAGDCTDQPQFVYVAAAAGTRAAINMTGGNATLDLTAMPAVVFTDPQIATVGYSEAEAHHDGIETDSRTLTLDNVPRALVNFDTRGFIKLVSEAGSGRLIGVQAVAPEAGELIQTAVLAIRNRMTVRELADQLFPYLTMVEGLKLAAQTFTKDVKQLSCCAG from the coding sequence ATGACCGAGGCGATCACGCTGCACATCGATGGCATGACCTGCGGGTCGTGCGCCGAGCACGTCAAGCAGACCTTGGAAAAGGTGCCCGGCGTGCGTTCGGCCTCAGTGTCCTACCCACAGCGCCGGGCCGAGATTGAGGCCAGCGTAGGTACCGCCGCGGACGTGACCTCGCTGGTCGCGGCGGTATCCGCACTCGGTTACCGAGCGCAGCTTGCCGATGCGCCGGGGCAACCCAGCGACCTGCTGAACAATGCACAAGAGCGGCTGGGCGGCGAACCAAAGCGCGAGGACGATGAGGCTGCACTGCACGTGGCCGTGATCGGCAGCGGCGGCGCGGCGATGGCGGCGGCGTTGAAGGCCGTCGAGCAAGGGGCGCGTGTGACGCTGATCGAGCGCAGCACTCTCGGCGGCACCTGCGTCAACGTCGGATGTGTGCCGTCCAAGATCATGATCCGCGCTGCCCACATTGCGCATCTGCGTCGCGAGAGTCCGTTCGATGACGGCATTGCCGCCGCCTCGCCGAAGATTCTGCGTAAGCGCTTGCTGGCTCAGCAGCAGGGGCGCGTCGATGAACTGCGCCACGCCAAGTACGAAGGCATCCTGACGAGCACCCCGACCATCACCGTGCTGCGCGGCGATGCCCGATTCAAGGATGCGCACACGCTGACCGTGGCAACCGCTGACGACGGGATGCGCGAGGTGAGTTTCGACCGCTGCCTCATCGCCACCGGGGCCAGTCCGGCGATTCCACCGATCCCGGGCTTGAAAGACACGCCCTTCTGGACGTCGACCGAAGCGCTGGCCAGCGACACGATCCCCGATCGGCTGGCCGTGATCGGCTCGTCGGTGGTGGCCGTCGAACTCGCGCAGGCCTTTGCCCGGCTGGGCAGCAAGGTGACCATGCTGGCGCGCAGCACACTGTTCTTTCGCGAAGACCCCGCCATTGGCGAGGCCATCACGGCCGTGTTCCGCGCCGAAGGCATCGAAGTGCTGGACCACACCCAGGCCAGCCAGGTCGCCTATGAGGATGGGGAATTCGTGCTCACCACCGAACGCGGCGAACTGCATGCCGACCGGCTGTTGTTCGCCACCGGCCGCACCCCAAACACCCGCACGCTCAACCTCGACGCGGCCGGTGTGGTGGTCAATGCGCAAGGCGCCATCACCATCGACCACGCGATGCGCACTACCGTGCCGCACATCTATGCCGCCGGCGACTGCACTGACCAGCCGCAGTTCGTCTACGTCGCGGCGGCGGCCGGCACCCGCGCTGCAATCAACATGACGGGTGGCAACGCGACGCTGGATCTGACGGCGATGCCGGCGGTGGTGTTCACCGACCCGCAGATCGCCACCGTGGGCTACAGCGAAGCCGAAGCGCACCACGACGGTATCGAGACCGACAGCCGCACGCTGACGCTCGACAACGTGCCCCGGGCGCTGGTCAACTTCGACACGCGCGGTTTCATCAAGCTGGTTTCGGAGGCCGGTTCGGGACGACTGATCGGCGTGCAAGCGGTAGCCCCGGAAGCAGGCGAGCTGATCCAAACCGCAGTACTGGCGATTCGCAACCGCATGACGGTGCGAGAGTTGGCCGACCAGTTATTCCCCTACCTGACGATGGTCGAGGGGCTGAAACTCGCGGCACAAACCTTCACCAAGGACGTAAAGCAACTGTCCTGTTGCGCGGGGTAG
- the merP gene encoding mercury resistance system periplasmic binding protein MerP: MKKLVALLALTVALSAPAWAATKTVTLSVPSMTCATCPITVKKALTKVEGVIEAKVTWEPKEAVVTYDDAKTTPAALTKATENAGYPSTVKK, encoded by the coding sequence ATGAAGAAACTCGTCGCATTGCTCGCTCTGACCGTTGCCCTCAGCGCTCCCGCCTGGGCCGCCACCAAAACCGTCACGCTGTCGGTGCCGAGCATGACCTGCGCCACCTGTCCGATCACGGTCAAGAAGGCGCTGACCAAGGTCGAAGGCGTCATCGAGGCCAAGGTGACCTGGGAGCCCAAGGAGGCGGTGGTAACCTACGACGATGCCAAGACCACTCCGGCCGCGTTGACCAAAGCCACCGAGAACGCCGGCTACCCGTCTACCGTCAAGAAGTGA
- the merT gene encoding mercuric ion transporter MerT, whose amino-acid sequence MADPSNGRGALAAGGLAAILASTCCLGPLVLITLGFSGAWIGNLTALEPYRPIFIGVALVALFFAWRRIFRPARACAPDDACAVPQVRTAYKVIFWIVTALVLIALVFPYLMPLFY is encoded by the coding sequence ATGGCAGACCCCAGCAACGGCCGCGGTGCACTGGCCGCCGGTGGCCTCGCCGCCATCCTCGCCTCGACCTGCTGCCTCGGTCCGCTGGTGCTGATCACGCTGGGTTTCTCCGGCGCCTGGATCGGCAACTTGACCGCGCTGGAACCGTACCGGCCGATCTTCATTGGCGTGGCGCTCGTGGCGCTGTTCTTCGCGTGGCGTCGCATCTTCCGGCCGGCTCGCGCCTGCGCGCCGGACGACGCATGCGCCGTGCCCCAGGTGCGGACGGCCTACAAGGTGATCTTCTGGATCGTCACCGCCCTGGTGCTGATCGCGCTCGTGTTCCCCTACCTCATGCCCCTGTTCTACTGA